The proteins below are encoded in one region of Campylobacter rectus:
- a CDS encoding aspartate carbamoyltransferase catalytic subunit, with protein MSYTKKDLVTAANLTKDEIYHFLNLAKKFKALNNSETKKAKSLYGKTTVNAFFENSTRTRTSFEIAAKRLGADAINFTASSSSTKKGETLIDTVRNIVAMKTDIVVVRHYSSGAAKFIAENTDAHVVNAGDGLNEHPSQALLDLFTILENRGSLENLTVAIIGDIFHSRVARSDIYVLKTLGAKVKLFGPPMFLTGMEAFSCQICSDMREAVEGSDVIIMLRIQLERQDDEIAFPSVREYSKFFGLTASKMQYAKEGVMILHPGPINRGVEINSDVADDPRYSHVLNQVENGVAVRMAILDTLIKNKGAK; from the coding sequence ATGAGCTATACCAAAAAAGACCTCGTAACCGCTGCAAATTTAACCAAAGACGAAATTTACCATTTCCTAAATTTAGCCAAGAAGTTTAAAGCGCTAAACAACTCCGAGACCAAAAAAGCCAAATCGCTCTACGGCAAAACGACCGTAAACGCCTTTTTTGAAAACTCGACTAGGACGCGAACGAGCTTTGAGATCGCGGCTAAGCGCCTCGGAGCCGACGCTATAAATTTCACCGCCTCAAGCTCCAGCACTAAAAAGGGCGAAACGCTCATCGACACCGTCCGCAACATCGTCGCGATGAAAACGGACATCGTAGTCGTGCGCCATTACAGCTCGGGCGCGGCTAAATTTATAGCCGAGAACACGGACGCTCACGTCGTAAACGCCGGCGACGGCCTAAACGAACACCCTAGCCAAGCGCTGCTTGATCTTTTTACCATACTGGAAAATCGCGGCAGCCTAGAAAATCTCACGGTCGCTATCATCGGCGATATCTTTCACAGCCGCGTAGCTCGCTCTGATATCTACGTCCTAAAAACGCTCGGAGCCAAGGTTAAGCTCTTTGGCCCGCCGATGTTTTTAACGGGCATGGAGGCTTTTAGCTGTCAAATTTGCTCCGATATGCGCGAGGCCGTCGAAGGTTCGGACGTCATCATCATGCTGCGTATCCAGCTCGAGCGCCAGGACGACGAGATCGCATTTCCGTCCGTGCGCGAATACTCCAAATTTTTCGGCCTAACCGCTAGTAAAATGCAATACGCCAAAGAGGGCGTTATGATCCTGCACCCAGGCCCGATAAACCGCGGCGTCGAGATAAACTCCGACGTAGCCGACGATCCGCGTTACTCGCACGTGCTAAATCAGGTCGAAAACGGCGTCGCCGTCAGGATGGCGATCCTAGATACTCTCATCAAAAACAAAGGCGCAAAATGA
- a CDS encoding dihydroorotase: MKTLIKNGTIVNHDGSQKANVLIDGDKIALITTDEPAADKIIDASGKLVMPGLIDMHVHFRDPGLEYKDDINTGSETAVAGGVTTCCPMANTNPVNDNAVVTRDMVAKAKARGLIDLLPIGAITSKMDGKKCVEMGDMTEAGAVAFSDDGLPVASSDVMRYALEYSKHFGSFVINHSQDCSLCRGGHMNEGRVSAILGIKGMPREQEEIMVSRDLLLAKLTGGHIHIAHVSSEWSLKLIAQARAAGINVTCEATPHHFTYTEDELLGYDTNFKMSPPLRTRSDVDAIREALKSGLIDVIVTDHAPHHNDEKFLEFDKAPFGILGLQTLVPLTLNLVREGVISYEKMAALTSYNAAKILKLKDKGVIAEGYLADIAIIDPNFEYLYDKNLNKSKSQNSPLLGKMLKGAAVITIKSGKTVFEFPNVVA, encoded by the coding sequence ATGAAAACTCTCATAAAAAACGGCACGATAGTAAACCACGACGGTTCGCAAAAAGCAAACGTCCTTATAGACGGCGACAAGATAGCTCTAATCACCACTGACGAACCTGCGGCTGATAAAATAATAGACGCTAGCGGCAAGCTAGTGATGCCGGGCCTCATTGATATGCACGTGCATTTTCGCGATCCCGGCCTTGAGTACAAAGACGACATAAACACGGGCTCTGAAACCGCGGTCGCGGGCGGCGTAACCACCTGCTGCCCGATGGCAAATACAAATCCCGTAAACGACAACGCCGTCGTCACGCGCGATATGGTAGCTAAGGCAAAAGCTCGCGGCCTCATCGACCTGCTTCCTATCGGCGCGATAACTAGCAAGATGGACGGCAAAAAGTGCGTAGAGATGGGCGATATGACCGAGGCGGGCGCAGTGGCGTTTAGCGACGACGGCCTGCCCGTAGCTAGCAGCGACGTGATGAGATATGCGCTTGAATACTCAAAGCACTTCGGCAGCTTCGTCATCAACCACTCCCAGGACTGCTCGCTGTGCCGCGGCGGTCACATGAACGAGGGGCGCGTCTCGGCGATACTAGGCATCAAAGGCATGCCGCGCGAGCAAGAAGAAATCATGGTCTCGCGCGATCTACTGCTAGCCAAGCTCACGGGCGGCCACATCCACATCGCGCACGTTAGCTCCGAGTGGTCGCTAAAACTCATCGCTCAGGCGCGCGCAGCCGGCATAAACGTGACCTGCGAGGCGACGCCGCACCACTTTACCTACACCGAGGATGAGCTACTAGGCTACGATACGAACTTTAAAATGTCGCCGCCGCTTCGCACCAGATCAGACGTGGACGCGATCAGAGAAGCCCTAAAAAGCGGCCTTATCGACGTCATCGTCACTGACCACGCCCCGCACCATAATGACGAGAAATTTTTAGAATTCGACAAGGCGCCTTTCGGTATCCTTGGCCTACAAACCCTTGTGCCGCTCACGCTAAATTTAGTCCGCGAGGGTGTGATAAGCTACGAGAAAATGGCGGCTCTGACGTCTTATAACGCGGCTAAAATTTTAAAACTAAAAGACAAAGGCGTGATCGCGGAGGGCTACCTCGCCGACATCGCGATAATCGATCCGAATTTCGAGTATCTCTACGACAAAAACCTAAATAAATCAAAATCCCAAAACTCCCCGCTGCTAGGCAAAATGCTAAAAGGTGCAGCAGTAATCACGATAAAAAGCGGAAAAACGGTGTTTGAGTTTCCAAACGTCGTGGCGTGA
- a CDS encoding flagellin N-terminal helical domain-containing protein, with translation MRMTNQLMKFMNNYDYQTNMKALYKLNTQISSGLKIQNSFEDSSVYNDGMRLDYEVATLEQVQTATSKAQHFSKNTDKALSEFKQQLERFKTKLVQGANEIHSQTSREAIANDLQGIKNHLVNIANTSINGQFLFAGSAINTKPINGETNEYYGNAQSMKAVGGAQVNLTYNQNGHELFLGKDGDYAKKITSNTMLKAQNLDDKNKTVYIDSEHKMRDLIGFKYVKDEKTLSNQDFTGTGVKRFQDTTFFLQGKKPNGTSFTSKFKMTSDASINDLLEKIGTEYGNTPNNKVVDVTINNQGQINVKDLSKGNQVIDFHMIAATKKVANAGALTAANVNAASNAFNGVTNLTGGNPANSLEAMVRANPDDYEITEFVKSKYEDLGGAITNAYDYDKINFKQEGRHLLGTVSQVERGSGKFADDNTTLSQVVGADPNLPNSLYDGERDKYNINGQELKMQIKSKGGGDYKVDIKFGAGAPPTTSGNATIKITRPDGTTYETKVWDSFYNDTTNPPTTEGRDTKSKDMTFRQLNDIIGMVASDSVPAGAGGNTPADYMAYKQAIANSQGSVEAHMDHRGRIKVTDKQNAVTPMKVGIYDGKNVDKFDGDSTTMQGKGSLWSFSANNGVEIDSPSVDIFEDLDRMIEAVRSGQYRADSEGEHPRNSGIQGAIERIDHIADHVSKIHTKVGAQSAALTDTNTRASVMEVNVKTVKADITNADYGETYMNLMQKMMSYQAMLQSVAKINQLSLLNYM, from the coding sequence ATGAGAATGACGAATCAGCTGATGAAATTTATGAACAACTACGACTATCAGACCAATATGAAGGCGCTTTACAAGCTAAATACGCAAATTTCAAGCGGTCTAAAAATCCAAAATTCTTTCGAGGACAGTAGCGTTTATAACGACGGTATGAGGCTTGATTATGAGGTGGCGACGCTTGAGCAGGTGCAAACGGCGACGTCGAAAGCGCAGCACTTTTCAAAAAATACCGACAAGGCTTTGAGCGAGTTTAAACAACAACTCGAGCGCTTTAAAACCAAGCTCGTCCAGGGTGCCAATGAAATCCACTCGCAAACCTCGCGCGAAGCTATCGCAAACGACCTTCAGGGCATCAAAAACCATCTCGTAAATATCGCAAACACTTCGATCAACGGTCAGTTTTTATTTGCAGGAAGCGCGATAAATACTAAGCCCATAAACGGCGAAACAAACGAATACTATGGCAACGCGCAGTCGATGAAGGCCGTGGGCGGAGCGCAGGTAAATTTAACCTACAATCAAAACGGACATGAGCTGTTCCTCGGCAAAGACGGCGACTACGCTAAAAAAATCACCTCTAACACGATGCTAAAAGCGCAAAATTTAGACGATAAAAACAAGACCGTTTATATCGATAGCGAACACAAAATGCGCGATCTAATCGGCTTTAAATACGTAAAAGACGAAAAAACTCTGAGCAATCAAGATTTCACGGGCACGGGCGTGAAGCGGTTTCAGGATACGACTTTTTTCTTGCAGGGTAAAAAGCCAAACGGTACGAGCTTTACGAGTAAATTTAAGATGACCTCGGACGCCTCGATAAACGATCTGCTCGAAAAAATCGGCACCGAATACGGCAATACTCCGAACAACAAAGTCGTCGACGTCACGATAAACAACCAAGGTCAAATCAACGTAAAAGACCTAAGCAAAGGCAATCAGGTTATTGATTTTCATATGATAGCGGCGACGAAAAAAGTGGCAAACGCCGGCGCTTTGACTGCGGCAAACGTCAATGCGGCCTCAAATGCGTTTAACGGCGTTACCAATCTCACGGGCGGTAATCCTGCAAATTCGCTCGAGGCTATGGTGCGGGCAAATCCCGACGATTATGAAATCACGGAATTTGTTAAAAGCAAATACGAAGACCTAGGCGGCGCTATTACGAACGCCTATGATTACGATAAGATAAATTTTAAGCAAGAGGGCAGGCATCTGCTGGGCACCGTGTCGCAGGTGGAGCGCGGTAGCGGTAAATTTGCCGACGATAACACGACGCTAAGCCAAGTGGTCGGCGCCGATCCAAATCTTCCAAATAGCCTTTACGACGGTGAAAGAGATAAATATAATATAAACGGCCAAGAGCTAAAGATGCAAATCAAGTCAAAAGGCGGCGGAGATTATAAAGTAGATATAAAATTCGGCGCAGGCGCTCCTCCGACTACGTCGGGAAATGCAACGATAAAAATCACTAGACCAGACGGAACGACCTATGAAACAAAAGTTTGGGATAGCTTTTATAACGACACTACAAATCCGCCGACGACCGAGGGCAGGGATACGAAGTCAAAAGATATGACTTTTAGGCAGCTAAACGACATCATCGGTATGGTCGCTAGCGATAGCGTCCCCGCGGGTGCGGGCGGTAATACTCCGGCTGATTATATGGCCTACAAGCAAGCTATCGCAAATTCGCAAGGCAGCGTCGAGGCGCATATGGACCATAGAGGCCGCATAAAGGTAACCGACAAGCAAAACGCCGTCACGCCGATGAAAGTCGGCATCTATGACGGTAAAAATGTCGATAAATTCGACGGCGACAGCACGACGATGCAGGGCAAAGGCTCGCTGTGGAGCTTTTCTGCAAACAACGGCGTCGAGATAGATAGCCCGAGCGTGGATATTTTTGAGGACCTGGATAGGATGATAGAGGCCGTTAGGAGCGGTCAGTACCGCGCCGATAGCGAGGGCGAGCATCCGCGCAACTCCGGCATCCAAGGCGCGATCGAGAGGATAGACCATATCGCCGATCACGTGAGCAAAATCCACACCAAGGTAGGCGCTCAAAGCGCGGCTTTAACGGACACCAACACCCGCGCCAGCGTCATGGAGGTAAATGTAAAAACCGTCAAAGCCGACATCACAAACGCCGACTACGGCGAGACCTATATGAACCTCATGCAAAAAATGATGTCGTATCAGGCGATGTTGCAGTCCGTGGCGAAGATAAATCAGCTCTCGTTATTAAACTATATGTAA
- a CDS encoding HU family DNA-binding protein: MKKADFIQAVAEKAGLSKKDSLKVVDAALEVIESALVAGDSVSFIGFGTFGTADRAARKARVPGTKKVIDVPASKAVKFKVGKKLKEAVVAGAGKKCKKK, translated from the coding sequence ATGAAAAAAGCTGATTTTATTCAAGCTGTTGCCGAAAAGGCTGGTCTTTCTAAAAAAGATTCTCTAAAAGTCGTTGATGCGGCGTTAGAAGTAATCGAAAGCGCATTAGTCGCAGGAGATAGCGTTAGCTTTATAGGTTTTGGTACATTCGGCACAGCCGACAGAGCTGCTAGAAAAGCAAGAGTACCCGGAACTAAAAAAGTTATCGACGTTCCTGCTAGCAAAGCTGTTAAATTTAAAGTAGGCAAAAAACTAAAAGAAGCCGTAGTAGCCGGTGCAGGCAAAAAATGTAAAAAGAAATAA
- a CDS encoding class II 3-deoxy-7-phosphoheptulonate synthase: MWSRDSWRKFNILQQPSYPDETELKKAEEKLKTLPPLVFAGEARNLKQDLAKVCEGEAFLLQGGDCAESFSNFNAVNIRDMFKVMLQMAIVLTFAGRCPVVKVGRVAGQFAKPRSSDYEEQGGVKLPSYRGDIINGFEFNAKARVPDPNRMIEAYYQSASTMNLLRAFSRGGLADLHEVNRWNLGFIKKPDLDAKYGELARRLSQTLAFMEACGMNASNTPAVSETKVYTSHEALLLPYEEALTREDSLTGDWYDCSAHMLWIGERTRGINDAHVHFLSGVHNPLGVKIGPNATAQDVIALANALNPQNEAGRLNVIIRMGADKIGERLPKILREIKREGLNIVYSIDPMHGNTIKAANGYKTREFDKILAEVQSFFDIHRAEGTYAGGVHLEMTGQDVTECTGGSFKLSQEDLAQRYETQCDPRLNADQALELAFLIAELIKKI, encoded by the coding sequence ATGTGGAGTAGAGATTCGTGGAGAAAATTTAATATCCTGCAGCAGCCAAGCTACCCCGATGAGACCGAACTAAAAAAGGCCGAGGAGAAGCTAAAGACGCTACCGCCGCTAGTTTTCGCCGGCGAGGCTAGAAATTTAAAGCAAGATTTGGCCAAAGTTTGCGAGGGCGAGGCGTTTTTGCTGCAGGGGGGCGACTGCGCGGAGAGTTTTTCGAATTTTAACGCCGTAAATATCCGCGATATGTTTAAGGTGATGCTGCAAATGGCGATCGTTTTAACCTTCGCCGGACGCTGCCCCGTCGTAAAAGTAGGGCGCGTGGCGGGTCAGTTTGCAAAACCGCGAAGCTCGGACTACGAGGAGCAAGGCGGCGTAAAGCTACCCAGCTACCGCGGCGACATCATAAACGGCTTTGAATTTAACGCCAAGGCTCGCGTGCCCGATCCAAACCGTATGATCGAGGCGTATTATCAGAGCGCATCCACGATGAACCTGCTTCGCGCCTTTTCTCGCGGCGGTCTAGCCGATCTTCACGAGGTAAATCGCTGGAACCTGGGCTTTATCAAAAAGCCGGATCTTGACGCCAAATACGGCGAGCTAGCCAGGCGGCTAAGCCAAACTCTAGCCTTTATGGAGGCTTGCGGTATGAACGCCTCAAACACGCCCGCAGTCTCCGAAACCAAAGTCTACACCTCGCACGAGGCGCTTTTACTACCGTATGAAGAAGCTCTCACTAGAGAGGATAGCCTCACCGGCGACTGGTACGACTGCTCGGCGCATATGCTCTGGATCGGCGAGCGCACGCGCGGCATAAACGACGCTCACGTGCATTTTCTAAGCGGCGTGCACAACCCCTTAGGCGTCAAGATCGGACCAAATGCCACCGCACAAGACGTCATCGCGCTTGCAAATGCGCTAAATCCGCAAAACGAAGCGGGCAGACTAAACGTGATCATCAGAATGGGCGCGGATAAAATCGGCGAGCGGCTACCCAAAATCCTACGCGAGATAAAGCGCGAAGGCCTAAATATCGTCTATAGCATCGATCCGATGCACGGCAACACGATAAAAGCCGCAAACGGATACAAGACGCGCGAATTTGACAAAATCCTAGCCGAAGTGCAGAGCTTTTTCGATATCCATAGAGCCGAAGGCACGTATGCGGGCGGCGTGCACCTGGAGATGACGGGGCAGGACGTGACCGAGTGCACGGGCGGGTCGTTTAAGCTAAGCCAGGAAGATCTCGCGCAAAGATACGAGACGCAGTGCGATCCGCGTCTAAATGCCGATCAGGCTTTGGAGCTAGCGTTTTTAATCGCGGAGCTTATAAAGAAAATTTAG
- a CDS encoding FtsK/SpoIIIE family DNA translocase, whose amino-acid sequence MIFFGIATIAPAANFVGSFGNAIGLWNFKLFGFIAYVYPFVFIFFAYYIYKYFNGFNAEFAQTTLGAALLFLAFLMFQSGADASYGGLVANSINDALKDVAGVIGMWVFIVMLFVLSFGLIAQDNILAILKKAFVEPTAKDENFENGDKFEQKSQKKQRQNKKSKAKSESNLSEENGEKSGGEDEQDGEYEAQDEGELNLEETSTVTINGVEILNEVAENKKLLEQMEKGKVEKPKDFALPPLKFLNDPPKRSHSVNEAEIDQKISDLLDKLRKFKIDGDVVRTYTGPIVTTFEFRQAPHIKVSKILTLQDDLAMALRAQTIRIQAPIPGKDVVGIEVPNKNIETVYLKEILDSEVFKNSSSPLTIALGKDIVGAPFVTDLKKLPHLLIAGTTGSGKSVGINAMLLSLLYRNSPQTLRLMMIDPKMLEFSIYNDIPHLLTPVITQAKQAITALSNMVAEMERRYKIMSHTRTKNIESYNEKMKEEGGEQFPYIVVIIDELADLMMTSGKDVELYIGRLAQMARASGIHLIVATQRPSVDVVTGLIKANLPSRISYRVGQRIDSKVILDQMGAESLLGRGDMLFTPPGSPGVIRLHAPFASEKEIDTIVNFLKAQQEVVYDDRFLVEEGASGGGGAGSGAVACELDELYEEAKEIVLSEQKTSISYLQRRLKIGYNRAATIIEQMEQMGVLSPMNAKGQRDIL is encoded by the coding sequence TTGATATTTTTCGGGATCGCTACCATCGCGCCTGCGGCAAATTTCGTCGGGAGCTTCGGCAACGCAATCGGGCTTTGGAACTTCAAGCTTTTCGGCTTTATCGCTTATGTTTATCCATTCGTTTTCATATTTTTCGCGTATTATATTTACAAATACTTTAACGGCTTTAACGCCGAATTTGCCCAGACGACGCTTGGAGCGGCGCTACTGTTTTTGGCGTTTTTGATGTTTCAATCAGGCGCGGACGCTAGCTACGGCGGACTAGTCGCAAACAGCATAAATGATGCGCTAAAAGACGTCGCAGGCGTGATAGGTATGTGGGTCTTTATAGTGATGCTTTTTGTGCTGAGCTTTGGCCTCATTGCACAGGATAATATCCTAGCTATCCTAAAAAAGGCCTTCGTCGAGCCGACGGCCAAGGATGAAAATTTTGAAAACGGCGATAAATTTGAGCAAAAATCACAAAAAAAACAAAGACAAAACAAAAAGTCTAAAGCCAAAAGCGAGTCAAATTTGAGCGAGGAAAACGGCGAAAAGTCGGGCGGCGAAGATGAGCAGGATGGCGAATACGAAGCACAGGATGAAGGCGAGTTAAATTTAGAGGAGACGAGCACGGTCACGATAAACGGCGTCGAGATCCTAAATGAAGTCGCCGAAAACAAAAAACTACTCGAACAAATGGAGAAAGGCAAGGTCGAAAAGCCTAAGGATTTTGCGTTGCCGCCGCTTAAATTTCTAAACGATCCGCCAAAGCGCTCGCATAGCGTAAACGAAGCCGAGATCGATCAAAAGATCTCCGATCTGCTCGATAAACTGCGCAAATTTAAAATAGACGGCGACGTCGTGCGAACATATACGGGTCCGATCGTTACGACGTTTGAGTTTCGTCAGGCGCCGCATATCAAGGTGAGTAAAATTTTAACCCTGCAAGACGACCTCGCGATGGCTCTGCGCGCTCAGACTATACGCATCCAGGCGCCGATACCGGGCAAAGACGTCGTAGGTATCGAGGTTCCGAACAAAAATATCGAGACTGTATATCTAAAAGAAATTTTAGATAGCGAAGTTTTTAAAAACTCGAGCAGTCCGCTAACTATTGCGCTAGGCAAGGATATCGTCGGCGCACCCTTTGTCACTGATCTAAAAAAGCTGCCTCACCTGCTAATCGCGGGCACGACTGGATCCGGCAAGAGCGTTGGCATAAACGCGATGCTGCTAAGCTTGCTATATCGCAACAGCCCGCAGACGCTGCGCCTGATGATGATAGATCCAAAGATGCTTGAGTTTAGCATCTATAACGACATCCCGCACCTGCTAACTCCGGTCATCACGCAGGCTAAGCAGGCCATCACCGCGCTATCAAACATGGTCGCCGAGATGGAGCGCCGCTACAAGATTATGAGCCACACGCGCACGAAAAACATCGAAAGCTACAACGAAAAAATGAAAGAAGAAGGCGGCGAGCAGTTCCCGTATATCGTCGTGATCATCGACGAGCTAGCCGATCTGATGATGACTAGCGGTAAGGACGTGGAGCTATATATCGGGCGTCTAGCTCAGATGGCCAGGGCTAGCGGCATACATCTCATCGTCGCGACCCAGCGCCCGAGTGTGGATGTCGTGACGGGACTAATCAAGGCAAATTTACCTAGCCGCATCAGCTACCGCGTCGGTCAGCGCATCGATAGTAAGGTGATCCTGGATCAAATGGGCGCGGAGAGCTTGCTAGGGCGCGGCGATATGCTGTTTACGCCTCCGGGAAGCCCCGGCGTCATCAGGCTGCATGCGCCGTTTGCTAGCGAAAAAGAGATCGACACGATCGTAAATTTCTTAAAAGCGCAGCAAGAGGTGGTCTATGACGATAGATTTTTAGTCGAGGAGGGCGCTAGCGGCGGTGGGGGCGCAGGCTCCGGTGCCGTAGCATGTGAGCTGGACGAGCTCTACGAAGAGGCCAAAGAGATCGTGCTAAGCGAGCAAAAAACCTCGATCAGCTACCTGCAACGCCGCCTAAAAATCGGCTATAACCGCGCCGCCACGATCATCGAACAGATGGAGCAAATGGGCGTGTTAAGTCCGATGAATGCTAAAGGACAAAGGGATATTTTGTAA
- a CDS encoding YaaA family protein produces the protein MKILFSPSEAKTAVSPNKFIDKDGFIFPNLYEKRCEILKIYDEFLQTAGLEQISKLFGVKNLTDEPSLRESLFKKGAVKAILRYDGVAYKHLDYRSLDSAAQEFIDKNTLIFSNLFGPVTAANALPEYKLKQGERINGLNLEEFYKQNFSGEIDEWLGNDDILDLRAEFYEKFYRIRKPFATFKFLKNGKVVSHYAKAYRGIVLRRVAQNGVKNFDELCKTDIENLRLIDVKKTGLKSEFLVQIV, from the coding sequence ATGAAAATCCTCTTTTCGCCTAGCGAAGCCAAAACCGCCGTGAGTCCAAACAAATTTATAGATAAGGACGGCTTTATTTTTCCGAATTTATATGAAAAGCGGTGCGAAATTTTAAAAATTTACGACGAATTCTTACAAACGGCCGGATTGGAGCAAATTTCAAAACTTTTCGGCGTGAAAAATTTAACCGATGAGCCGAGCCTGCGCGAAAGCCTCTTTAAAAAAGGCGCGGTAAAAGCCATCCTGCGCTATGACGGAGTAGCATACAAGCACCTTGACTACCGTAGCCTTGATAGCGCGGCGCAGGAATTTATAGATAAAAATACGCTGATTTTTTCAAATTTATTCGGCCCCGTGACGGCGGCGAATGCGCTGCCCGAATACAAACTAAAGCAAGGCGAGCGCATAAACGGGCTAAATTTGGAGGAATTTTATAAGCAAAATTTTAGCGGCGAGATAGACGAGTGGCTGGGAAATGACGACATTTTAGACCTTAGAGCCGAGTTTTACGAGAAATTTTACCGCATACGAAAGCCGTTTGCGACCTTTAAATTTCTAAAAAACGGCAAAGTCGTCAGCCACTATGCCAAAGCTTATCGCGGGATAGTTTTGAGGCGGGTCGCGCAAAACGGAGTTAAAAATTTTGACGAACTTTGCAAAACGGATATAGAAAATTTGCGCCTCATAGACGTCAAAAAAACGGGACTGAAAAGCGAGTTTTTGGTGCAAATCGTCTAA
- a CDS encoding NAD(P)-binding domain-containing protein, translating into MSDIYDIIVIGGGPCGIATVVEARANGLKKVLLLEKGDNHSQTIRKFYKDNKRVDKEYKGQDSTIHGIVSFEDGTKESTLDYFDKLLDEEKIEAAFNSEVESVKKKDGLFFVHTSKGDYKAKNVMISIGKMGRPNKPDYKIPPSLNNVVNFNLNSCSSGEKVLVVGGGNSAVEYAIELCQYNKTTLAYRKDKFSRVNDVNVTALWELEKANKLKVRLNHDITEIENESGRVRVHFSNGKIRVYDRIVYAIGGSTPVDFLQKCGVRLDADKDPVVNEHYESSVEGLYIGGDIVLKNGGSIVLALNHAHNVVQDIKEK; encoded by the coding sequence ATGAGCGATATTTACGACATTATCGTGATAGGCGGCGGCCCTTGCGGTATCGCGACCGTCGTAGAGGCCAGAGCAAACGGGCTAAAGAAAGTTTTGCTCCTTGAAAAAGGCGATAATCACAGCCAAACCATAAGAAAATTTTACAAAGACAATAAGCGCGTAGATAAGGAGTATAAAGGCCAAGACAGCACTATCCACGGCATCGTATCCTTTGAAGACGGCACGAAAGAGAGCACGCTTGATTATTTCGATAAGCTGCTGGATGAGGAAAAGATCGAGGCGGCGTTTAACTCCGAGGTCGAAAGCGTCAAGAAAAAGGACGGCTTGTTCTTCGTGCACACTTCAAAGGGTGATTATAAGGCTAAAAACGTGATGATAAGCATCGGCAAAATGGGGCGCCCGAACAAACCGGACTATAAAATCCCGCCTTCGCTAAATAACGTCGTAAATTTTAATCTAAACTCCTGTTCCAGCGGCGAAAAAGTGCTTGTAGTGGGCGGCGGAAACTCGGCCGTGGAGTACGCCATCGAGCTATGCCAATACAACAAAACGACGCTAGCGTATCGTAAGGATAAATTTAGCCGCGTAAACGACGTAAACGTAACGGCGCTGTGGGAACTGGAAAAGGCAAATAAGCTAAAAGTGCGACTAAATCACGATATCACCGAGATAGAAAATGAATCGGGGCGCGTTAGGGTGCACTTTTCAAACGGGAAAATCAGAGTCTATGACAGGATCGTCTATGCTATCGGCGGCTCGACTCCGGTTGATTTTTTACAAAAATGCGGAGTAAGGCTTGACGCGGATAAAGACCCTGTCGTAAACGAGCACTATGAAAGTAGCGTAGAGGGGCTATATATCGGCGGCGACATCGTGCTAAAAAACGGCGGCTCGATCGTGCTCGCGCTAAATCACGCGCATAATGTAGTCCAAGATATCAAGGAAAAGTAG
- the rarD gene encoding EamA family transporter RarD: protein MQDKNQAKIGFICALAAFITWGVFPIYFKQLNALSANEIVAHRIVWSVLLLFLLLKFSRKLGAAKKILGDKKTAFWLFVTGLLIGANWWIYIYAVNIGKIVEASLGYFINPLVNMLLGVIILKEKLTRAGKFALGVVFVAIGVQIYDAGGLPVISIILPITFGFYSLIRKRLGVPSFEGLFAETALIAPIALAALFFVAASGQNHFSFSWFGLFIALCGPATVVPLLLFNSATTRLNLSTIGYLQYISPSMQLLLAVFYYGEPVSALKALSFLLIWSALAVVSFSAIYSKKSKISV, encoded by the coding sequence ATGCAAGATAAAAATCAAGCCAAAATCGGTTTCATCTGCGCCTTAGCGGCCTTTATCACTTGGGGCGTTTTTCCTATTTACTTTAAGCAGCTTAACGCGCTTTCGGCCAACGAGATCGTCGCGCACCGCATCGTTTGGTCGGTGCTTCTTTTGTTTTTGCTACTCAAATTTAGCCGCAAACTAGGCGCCGCAAAGAAAATTTTAGGCGATAAAAAAACCGCGTTTTGGCTATTTGTCACCGGGCTTCTCATCGGCGCAAACTGGTGGATCTACATCTACGCCGTAAATATCGGCAAAATCGTGGAGGCAAGCCTAGGATATTTCATAAATCCTCTTGTCAATATGCTCCTTGGCGTGATTATCCTAAAAGAAAAATTGACGCGTGCGGGCAAATTTGCACTCGGCGTCGTTTTTGTCGCTATCGGAGTGCAAATTTACGACGCAGGCGGCCTGCCCGTGATCTCTATCATTCTACCCATCACGTTTGGATTTTATTCGCTTATCAGAAAGCGCCTTGGCGTGCCCTCTTTTGAGGGGCTTTTTGCCGAGACTGCGCTCATCGCTCCTATTGCGCTAGCGGCGCTATTTTTCGTCGCGGCTAGCGGGCAAAATCACTTTAGCTTTTCGTGGTTTGGGCTTTTTATCGCGCTTTGCGGCCCTGCGACCGTCGTGCCGCTTTTGCTTTTTAACTCGGCTACCACGAGGCTAAATTTGAGCACGATCGGCTACTTGCAGTATATCTCGCCCTCGATGCAGCTCTTGCTTGCCGTTTTTTACTACGGCGAGCCGGTTAGCGCGCTCAAGGCGCTGTCGTTTTTACTCATCTGGAGCGCGCTGGCGGTGGTTAGCTTTAGCGCGATTTATAGTAAAAAAAGCAAAATTTCAGTATAA